In one Halosimplex halophilum genomic region, the following are encoded:
- a CDS encoding DUF6517 family protein — translation MIRSREAGIGVALVVLLATAGCIGFLTGSEPLGFAANATEVDDATLEETGYQLAASGSPNSTHNVSAAGQTRQVVVSSELRRYNRTVELAEGVEGDFARVTVFTSPAASVAGTSVNPIGSLSNERLVRRFVGASSGLSDVQFQSNRSVEFLGESRTVSEYTATQRMGGVETNATIHLATVEHDGDFVTVVAVHPEAVDERSRVDTLLAGLRHPPA, via the coding sequence ATGATACGGTCACGCGAGGCGGGTATCGGCGTCGCGCTCGTCGTCCTGCTGGCGACGGCCGGCTGCATCGGCTTTCTCACCGGGAGCGAACCGCTCGGGTTCGCCGCGAACGCGACGGAGGTCGACGACGCGACGCTGGAGGAGACGGGCTACCAGCTGGCGGCCAGCGGCTCGCCCAACAGCACGCACAACGTCTCGGCCGCGGGCCAGACCAGACAGGTGGTCGTCTCCAGCGAACTCCGGCGGTACAACCGCACCGTCGAGCTGGCCGAGGGCGTCGAGGGCGACTTCGCGCGGGTGACCGTCTTCACCTCGCCCGCCGCGTCGGTCGCGGGCACGTCGGTCAACCCCATCGGCTCGCTCTCGAACGAACGGCTCGTCCGCCGGTTCGTGGGCGCCTCGTCCGGACTGTCGGACGTGCAGTTCCAGTCCAACCGGTCGGTCGAGTTCCTCGGCGAGTCGCGGACGGTCTCCGAGTACACCGCCACCCAGCGGATGGGCGGCGTGGAGACGAACGCGACGATCCACCTCGCGACGGTCGAACACGACGGCGACTTCGTGACCGTCGTGGCCGTCCACCCGGAGGCGGTCGACGAGCGCTCGCGGGTCGACACGCTGCTGGCCGGACTCCGCCATCCGCCGGCCTGA
- the cysS gene encoding cysteine--tRNA ligase: protein MTLQLSNTLTGEREDFEPVDDDAVTLYLCGLTTSDPAHVGHARTWTHTDVVHRWLEYLGYDVRHVENFTDVNEKIVARVGEVGEDEAEVARHYTESFIEDMRALNLKRADVYPRVSEHIDEIVAMVETLVEEGYAYESNGSVYFDVTADDDYGKLSNQDLDESEVQGDEDELAEKRNPADFALWKAGGVDPAEIAEHQHEGAAPAEEAAQQAQTWDSPWGEGRPGWHIECSAMSTTHLGETFDIHVAGSDLVFPHNENEIAQSECATGQEFSKYWLHTGMVQVADEKMSSSLQNFTTARAAIEEFGVDVLRTFFVSTVYSADPTFSEETLAEAEERWERLERGYERAVEAADSVDAYANAADPALREAVESARADFESAMNDDLNTREAMAALLELASAVNAHVDDRDRYDFPGLKRAIDAFEELGGDVFGLSFGGSDGGEVRVAEDLVELVLDLREREREAGNYERADELRDRLDDIGVAVEDGDDGPTYRFE from the coding sequence ATGACGCTCCAGCTCTCGAACACGCTCACGGGCGAGCGGGAGGACTTCGAGCCGGTCGACGACGACGCGGTCACCCTCTATCTCTGCGGCCTGACGACCTCGGACCCGGCCCACGTCGGCCACGCCCGGACGTGGACCCACACCGACGTGGTCCACCGGTGGCTGGAGTACCTGGGCTACGACGTGCGCCACGTCGAGAACTTCACCGACGTCAACGAGAAGATCGTCGCCCGCGTCGGCGAAGTGGGGGAGGACGAAGCCGAGGTCGCCCGCCACTACACCGAGTCGTTCATCGAGGACATGCGGGCGCTCAACCTCAAGCGCGCCGACGTGTACCCCCGCGTCTCCGAGCACATCGACGAGATCGTCGCGATGGTCGAGACGCTGGTCGAGGAGGGATACGCCTACGAGTCCAACGGGTCGGTCTACTTCGACGTGACCGCCGACGACGACTACGGGAAGCTCTCGAACCAGGACCTCGACGAGTCCGAGGTCCAGGGCGACGAGGACGAACTCGCCGAGAAGCGCAACCCCGCCGACTTCGCGCTGTGGAAGGCCGGCGGCGTCGACCCCGCGGAGATAGCGGAGCACCAGCACGAGGGCGCGGCGCCCGCCGAGGAGGCCGCCCAGCAGGCACAGACGTGGGACTCGCCGTGGGGCGAGGGCCGGCCGGGCTGGCACATCGAGTGCTCGGCGATGTCGACGACCCACCTCGGCGAGACCTTCGACATCCACGTCGCGGGGTCGGATCTGGTCTTCCCGCACAACGAAAACGAGATCGCACAGAGCGAGTGCGCGACGGGCCAGGAGTTCTCGAAGTACTGGCTGCACACCGGGATGGTCCAGGTGGCCGACGAGAAGATGTCCTCGAGCCTGCAGAACTTCACGACCGCGCGGGCGGCCATCGAGGAGTTCGGCGTCGACGTACTCCGGACGTTCTTCGTCTCGACCGTCTATTCGGCGGACCCGACCTTCTCCGAGGAGACGCTGGCCGAGGCCGAGGAACGGTGGGAACGGCTCGAACGCGGCTACGAGCGGGCCGTCGAGGCGGCCGACAGCGTCGACGCCTACGCCAACGCCGCCGACCCGGCCCTGCGGGAGGCCGTCGAGTCGGCCCGCGCCGACTTCGAGTCGGCGATGAACGACGACCTCAACACCCGCGAGGCGATGGCCGCCCTGCTCGAGCTGGCCTCGGCGGTCAACGCCCACGTCGACGACCGCGACCGTTACGACTTCCCGGGCCTCAAGCGGGCCATCGACGCCTTCGAGGAGCTCGGCGGCGACGTGTTCGGCCTCTCGTTCGGCGGGTCCGACGGCGGCGAGGTGCGGGTCGCCGAGGACCTGGTCGAACTCGTGCTCGACCTGCGCGAGCGGGAACGCGAGGCGGGCAACTACGAGCGCGCCGACGAACTGCGCGACCGGCTCGACGACATCGGCGTCGCGGTCGAAGACGGCGACGACGGGCCGACCTACCGCTTCGAGTGA
- the corA gene encoding magnesium/cobalt transporter CorA, translating into MTAALVYRADEVTEYDDLAAARAADGTTWVHAAGADRAEMDRVAEAFDIHPLSVEDVCKGVRPKTEEYDDYTLVVVKRATLRGGETTFDEEIRDVPVGVFVGDDWLVTLSPGPVDPVDRVRQAVRSGDERLLHRGADFTAYRVVDVVVDEYFELLDEIEDDIEAVEEAVTTSTDIETLEAINSVRRELLSFRKLAWPTREAVGVLARGDPAQVDEETEKYFRDVYDHLVQLVDLTETYRDLASGARDIYLNTLSQSTNEVMKVLTVVATIFIPLTFVVGVYGMNFADSPYNMPELAWPYAYPAVMVGMLLVALVMLSYFRGQDYI; encoded by the coding sequence GTGACGGCCGCGCTCGTCTACCGCGCCGACGAGGTCACGGAGTACGACGACCTCGCCGCGGCCCGCGCCGCCGACGGGACGACCTGGGTCCACGCCGCGGGCGCCGACCGCGCCGAGATGGACCGGGTCGCCGAGGCCTTCGACATCCACCCGCTGTCCGTTGAGGACGTGTGCAAGGGCGTCCGGCCCAAGACCGAGGAGTACGACGACTACACGCTCGTCGTCGTCAAGCGCGCCACCCTCCGCGGCGGCGAGACCACCTTCGACGAGGAGATCCGGGACGTGCCCGTCGGCGTCTTCGTCGGCGACGACTGGCTGGTCACGCTCTCCCCCGGCCCGGTCGATCCGGTCGACAGGGTTCGGCAGGCCGTCCGCTCGGGCGACGAACGGCTCCTCCACCGGGGGGCCGACTTCACGGCCTACCGCGTCGTCGACGTGGTCGTCGACGAGTACTTCGAACTGCTCGACGAGATCGAGGACGACATCGAGGCCGTCGAGGAGGCCGTCACCACCTCGACCGACATCGAGACGCTCGAAGCCATCAACAGCGTCCGCCGGGAACTGCTCTCCTTTCGCAAGCTCGCCTGGCCCACCCGCGAGGCCGTCGGCGTCCTCGCCCGGGGCGACCCCGCCCAGGTCGACGAGGAGACGGAGAAGTACTTCCGGGACGTGTACGACCACCTCGTCCAGCTAGTCGACCTGACCGAGACCTACCGCGACCTGGCCTCCGGCGCGCGGGACATCTACCTCAACACCCTCTCCCAGTCCACCAACGAGGTGATGAAGGTGCTCACGGTCGTCGCGACCATCTTCATCCCGCTCACCTTCGTCGTCGGCGTCTACGGCATGAACTTCGCCGACAGCCCCTACAACATGCCCGAGCTCGCCTGGCCCTACGCCTACCCCGCCGTCATGGTCGGAATGCTGCTGGTCGCCCTCGTCATGCTCTCCTATTTCCGCGGCCAGGATTACATCTGA
- a CDS encoding DR2241 family protein, whose amino-acid sequence MNAQVDPAQVAAVAEAAADGIEFDGFAAEREGEGYVLATDEGSKRVVHDEDLADAAADYAAHVTNWYFWHAEAPQADERWAFLRWLERADDERVPDRYDALDAGLTREWGQLRITAAVDETGTRRYDLRHVDDADADPADLDDHDDPLDARDLAKHDDRERYRPLKTAPTLRTGWHFPDLDAADLVTAVEYFYPATVANWHRERAGDLDVSHWRETVDRQTGIYGVVSTWDRGEGHEHVEWVAEACCVDSQCLKRREWQYDEETDLDVDGGDGEFPCREPCSLVISAARRWTKLEGEQSRTYEFELTPSEKEQVEAIIDAVADGRADEIREADVRDDANRYRARFLRAKRFDDEGNLSGTPTGPDEEEAEDANADAESGDGAESADEREEDEEASE is encoded by the coding sequence ATGAACGCGCAGGTGGACCCGGCGCAGGTGGCGGCGGTCGCCGAGGCCGCCGCGGACGGCATCGAGTTCGACGGGTTCGCGGCCGAGCGGGAGGGCGAGGGGTACGTCCTCGCCACCGACGAGGGGTCGAAGCGGGTCGTCCACGACGAGGACCTGGCCGACGCCGCCGCCGACTACGCCGCCCACGTCACCAACTGGTACTTCTGGCACGCCGAGGCCCCGCAGGCCGACGAGCGGTGGGCCTTCCTCCGCTGGCTCGAACGCGCCGACGACGAGCGGGTCCCCGACCGCTACGACGCGCTCGACGCGGGCCTCACCCGCGAGTGGGGCCAGCTGCGGATCACCGCGGCCGTCGACGAGACAGGCACCCGCCGCTACGACCTCCGGCACGTCGACGACGCCGACGCCGACCCCGCCGACCTCGACGACCACGACGACCCGCTGGACGCCCGCGACCTGGCGAAACACGACGACCGCGAGCGCTACCGACCGCTCAAGACCGCGCCCACGCTGCGGACGGGCTGGCACTTTCCCGACCTGGACGCGGCCGACCTGGTCACCGCCGTCGAGTACTTCTACCCCGCGACGGTCGCCAACTGGCACCGCGAACGGGCGGGCGACCTCGACGTGTCCCACTGGCGCGAGACGGTCGACCGCCAGACCGGCATCTACGGCGTCGTCAGCACCTGGGACCGCGGGGAGGGCCACGAGCACGTCGAGTGGGTCGCCGAGGCCTGCTGCGTCGACTCGCAGTGTCTCAAGCGCCGGGAGTGGCAGTACGACGAGGAGACCGACCTCGACGTGGACGGCGGCGACGGCGAGTTCCCCTGCCGCGAGCCCTGCTCGCTCGTCATCTCCGCCGCCCGGCGGTGGACGAAACTGGAGGGCGAGCAGTCCCGCACCTACGAGTTCGAGCTCACGCCCAGCGAGAAGGAGCAGGTCGAGGCGATAATCGACGCGGTCGCGGACGGCCGCGCCGACGAGATCCGCGAGGCCGACGTGCGCGACGACGCCAACCGCTACCGCGCGCGATTCCTCCGCGCCAAGCGCTTCGACGACGAGGGCAACCTCTCGGGTACCCCGACCGGGCCTGACGAGGAAGAGGCAGAAGACGCGAACGCCGACGCCGAAAGCGGTGACGGGGCGGAGTCGGCCGACGAGCGGGAGGAAGACGAGGAAGCGAGCGAGTAG
- a CDS encoding outer membrane protein assembly factor BamB family protein: protein MTSRRRFLRDAGVTAALGLGGALAGCGYRPGGGDIRWREDFRTGFYGDDPVGVAGGVLYGVTPSSRTYDFEAEEWVTRSSVTGYDTADGSRRLNREFDPDITASALGDGTLAVAFADGSVASLAAEGVQWRGPVDGQVRAVAGAPGRVYAVTADGRLVATAGGSREWTVDLPGADGETDSDGDRRPATFVAASEDHVLAATGNGAAGFAPDGRRLWRRRDLEPPEGAAFVDGRVHVWWSLDLVALDPSTGDPRWTLPGLVESVAIAGSGGYRVGHGELVAFDADGERRWTRDSDTRYEDRYGGGVAADADGVYATRDGDLVAHDPADGSVRWVVEAEVEHGPYLVDGGVLVAVDGELVCHHRASTA, encoded by the coding sequence GTGACCTCGCGGCGACGCTTTCTCCGGGACGCCGGCGTGACGGCCGCGCTCGGCCTCGGTGGAGCCCTCGCGGGCTGTGGCTACCGACCGGGCGGCGGGGACATCCGGTGGCGTGAGGACTTCCGAACCGGGTTCTACGGGGACGACCCGGTCGGCGTCGCCGGCGGCGTCCTCTACGGGGTCACGCCGTCGTCCAGGACCTACGACTTCGAAGCGGAAGAGTGGGTGACCCGCAGCAGCGTCACCGGGTACGATACCGCCGACGGAAGCCGACGGTTGAACCGGGAGTTCGACCCCGACATCACGGCGTCCGCGCTCGGCGACGGGACGCTAGCGGTCGCGTTCGCCGACGGGAGCGTCGCGAGCCTCGCGGCGGAGGGGGTACAGTGGCGGGGTCCCGTCGACGGCCAGGTCCGCGCGGTGGCGGGCGCTCCGGGCCGGGTCTACGCGGTGACGGCCGACGGGCGCCTCGTCGCCACCGCCGGCGGGTCGCGCGAGTGGACGGTCGACCTTCCGGGCGCGGACGGCGAAACCGACAGCGACGGGGACCGTCGACCGGCCACCTTCGTCGCTGCCAGCGAGGACCACGTCCTCGCCGCGACCGGGAACGGGGCGGCGGGTTTCGCCCCCGACGGTCGCCGGCTGTGGCGACGACGGGACCTGGAACCGCCGGAGGGGGCGGCCTTCGTCGACGGGCGGGTACACGTCTGGTGGAGTCTGGATCTGGTCGCCCTCGATCCGTCGACGGGCGACCCCCGCTGGACGCTCCCGGGGCTGGTCGAGTCAGTGGCCATCGCGGGGAGCGGCGGGTATCGGGTCGGTCACGGCGAGCTCGTCGCGTTCGACGCCGACGGCGAGCGCCGCTGGACCCGCGACAGCGACACCCGGTACGAGGACCGCTACGGCGGCGGGGTCGCTGCCGACGCCGACGGCGTGTACGCGACGCGCGACGGCGACCTCGTCGCCCACGACCCCGCGGACGGGAGCGTCCGCTGGGTCGTCGAGGCGGAGGTCGAACACGGGCCCTACCTCGTCGACGGCGGCGTTCTCGTCGCCGTCGACGGGGAACTCGTCTGTCACCATCGGGCGTCGACCGCCTGA
- a CDS encoding DUF7523 family protein: MTLAADTREAVRRHPFLYDALRAGVVNYTAAARFLDVEGETDAVVAALRRFADDLPDYGRPGDAPPVSMESGLGEGDPADAVLAVGDLALVPDEGPLTAITAGGAADAEALRQVLGRLATAGVAVEAAAVGGGSLVVVVGRRDGADAVRAVEDALAA, encoded by the coding sequence ATGACACTCGCCGCGGACACCCGCGAGGCCGTCCGGCGCCACCCGTTCCTGTACGACGCGCTCCGGGCCGGCGTGGTCAACTACACCGCCGCCGCCCGCTTTCTGGATGTCGAGGGCGAGACCGACGCGGTGGTCGCCGCGCTCCGCCGGTTCGCCGACGACCTCCCCGACTACGGGCGTCCGGGGGACGCCCCGCCGGTGAGCATGGAGAGCGGCCTCGGCGAGGGCGACCCCGCCGACGCCGTCCTCGCGGTGGGCGACCTCGCTCTAGTCCCCGACGAAGGGCCGCTCACGGCGATCACCGCCGGCGGCGCGGCCGACGCCGAGGCGCTCCGGCAGGTGCTCGGTCGGCTGGCGACCGCCGGGGTGGCCGTGGAGGCGGCCGCCGTCGGCGGCGGGTCGCTGGTCGTGGTCGTCGGCCGCCGCGACGGCGCGGACGCGGTGCGGGCGGTCGAGGACGCGCTGGCGGCGTAG
- a CDS encoding ArsR/SmtB family transcription factor, which translates to MDEDTDIDTVASLLGDDCARTILEATAAEPLSAAELAERCSVSGPTVYRRLETLREQDLVAERTRVDDDGHHYKVYTATLDRAVVDLTDEGFEIRLSRTGRMADRFTEFVEDIG; encoded by the coding sequence GTGGATGAGGACACCGACATCGACACCGTGGCTTCGCTGCTCGGCGACGACTGCGCGCGGACGATCCTCGAGGCCACGGCCGCCGAACCGCTCTCGGCGGCGGAGCTCGCCGAGCGCTGCTCGGTGTCCGGGCCGACCGTCTACCGCCGGCTGGAGACGCTGCGCGAGCAGGACCTGGTCGCCGAACGGACCCGCGTCGACGACGACGGCCACCACTACAAGGTGTACACCGCGACGCTCGACCGCGCCGTCGTCGACCTCACCGACGAGGGCTTCGAGATACGGCTCAGCCGCACCGGACGGATGGCCGACCGCTTCACCGAGTTCGTGGAGGACATAGGATGA
- a CDS encoding tripartite tricarboxylate transporter permease: MDQLGPGLAVDPSATLLFCGFVAGGVALGTVSGLTPGIHANTFALLLAGVAPAVPGPVRYVGAAMLAAGTVHTFLDVVPALALGVPDPAMASSALPGHRLVLAGRGREALRLSALGSAGAVVLAVPLAIPMTRAMTAAYPTLRAHLSLLLAGVVVLLVATESTNLGRVGAALSVAASGGLGAVALDLPPGGLVDSGGMLAPIFTGLFGAPVLLDALTGEGVPPQDDPAVTTAPRTVAGFALAGTLSGAVVGYVPGVSSAIAATVALLAVPGGGGIGAEREPDGARGFIVTTSGVNTANTIFALLALIALGTPRTGVMVAMDEAGVPLDLPLLLGSVLAAAACGFVLVVTLGDGYLRLVGQADYTRLSVSVLCLVVVVIAVLTGPLGVGVFAASTVVGLVPVKFGARRASLMGVLLVPLILGV, from the coding sequence ATGGACCAACTGGGCCCCGGGCTGGCCGTCGACCCGTCGGCGACGCTGCTGTTCTGCGGGTTCGTGGCCGGCGGGGTCGCCCTGGGGACCGTCAGCGGGCTGACGCCGGGGATCCACGCCAACACGTTCGCGCTGCTGCTCGCCGGGGTCGCGCCCGCGGTTCCGGGGCCGGTCCGGTACGTCGGCGCGGCGATGCTGGCCGCCGGAACCGTCCACACGTTCCTCGACGTGGTGCCGGCGCTCGCGCTGGGCGTGCCGGACCCGGCGATGGCCAGCTCGGCGCTGCCCGGCCATCGACTGGTCCTGGCCGGCCGGGGTCGCGAGGCGCTCCGGCTGTCCGCGCTGGGGAGCGCCGGCGCGGTCGTGCTCGCGGTCCCCCTCGCGATCCCGATGACCCGGGCGATGACCGCGGCCTACCCGACGCTGCGGGCGCACCTCTCGCTCCTGCTGGCCGGTGTCGTCGTGCTGCTGGTCGCCACGGAGTCGACGAACCTCGGGCGAGTGGGTGCGGCGCTGTCGGTCGCGGCCAGCGGCGGGCTCGGCGCGGTCGCGCTGGACCTGCCCCCGGGCGGGCTCGTCGACTCCGGCGGGATGCTCGCGCCCATCTTCACCGGGCTGTTCGGCGCGCCGGTCCTGCTGGACGCGCTGACCGGCGAGGGCGTCCCCCCGCAGGACGACCCCGCGGTGACGACCGCTCCCCGTACTGTCGCGGGGTTCGCGCTCGCGGGGACCCTCTCCGGCGCGGTGGTCGGGTACGTCCCGGGCGTGTCCAGCGCCATCGCCGCGACGGTCGCGTTGCTCGCCGTTCCCGGCGGTGGCGGGATCGGCGCGGAGCGCGAACCCGACGGTGCGCGCGGGTTTATCGTCACGACCAGCGGCGTGAACACCGCGAATACTATTTTCGCACTGCTGGCGCTGATCGCCCTCGGGACGCCCCGGACCGGCGTCATGGTCGCGATGGACGAGGCCGGCGTGCCGCTGGACCTGCCGCTGTTGCTCGGGAGCGTCCTCGCTGCCGCGGCCTGCGGGTTCGTCCTCGTGGTGACGCTGGGTGACGGGTATCTGCGACTCGTGGGTCAGGCCGACTACACGCGGCTCTCTGTGAGCGTGCTGTGTCTCGTCGTGGTCGTGATCGCCGTGTTGACCGGCCCGCTCGGCGTCGGCGTGTTCGCGGCGTCGACGGTCGTCGGCCTGGTCCCCGTGAAGTTCGGCGCTCGCCGAGCCTCGCTGATGGGTGTGTTGTTGGTTCCGTTGATTCTGGGTGTTTGA
- a CDS encoding M48 family metalloprotease, producing MEWEPDRGLRARMALGLALVAVLPVAFVYAFVFAANTVGVELLAWATDDPWNGRFYVNPVLVVGAVAVGFAAQFAFGDSVALRSVDARRVDREDYPDLVARVDRLAQVAGAPAPDVAVSRSAVPNAFAIGARPSKATVVVTEGLLDALDDDELDAVLAHEIAHVRNRDVAVMSLSYFLPSLTYLVAIAAFYVLKGVFYVGGGLDDVDGDGAKGVLVVVVVLVVSALVTLTVSALFWLASFLLFRVLSQYREHAADRGAAAITGDPAALASALRVVDDEMSDAPDRDLREIDGGLEALYVAPVDTYQFGDDRELLSSDLFPATHPATEERIERLGEMVEERA from the coding sequence GTGGAGTGGGAACCCGACCGCGGACTCCGCGCCCGGATGGCCCTCGGGCTGGCCCTCGTGGCCGTCCTGCCCGTCGCCTTCGTCTACGCGTTCGTCTTCGCGGCCAACACCGTCGGCGTCGAACTGCTCGCCTGGGCGACCGACGACCCGTGGAACGGCCGCTTCTACGTGAACCCCGTCCTGGTCGTCGGGGCCGTCGCCGTCGGCTTCGCCGCGCAGTTCGCCTTCGGGGACTCGGTGGCGCTGCGCTCGGTCGACGCCCGCCGCGTCGACCGCGAGGACTACCCCGATCTAGTCGCCCGCGTCGACCGCCTCGCGCAGGTTGCCGGGGCGCCTGCGCCCGACGTGGCGGTGAGCCGCTCCGCCGTCCCCAACGCCTTCGCGATCGGCGCCCGCCCCTCGAAGGCGACAGTCGTCGTCACCGAGGGCCTGCTCGACGCGCTGGACGACGACGAACTGGACGCCGTGCTGGCCCACGAGATCGCCCACGTCCGCAACCGCGACGTGGCCGTGATGTCCCTCTCGTATTTCCTCCCGTCGCTGACCTACCTCGTCGCTATCGCCGCGTTCTACGTGCTCAAGGGCGTCTTCTACGTCGGCGGCGGCCTCGACGACGTGGACGGCGACGGCGCGAAGGGCGTGCTCGTCGTCGTCGTCGTGCTGGTCGTCAGCGCCCTGGTGACGCTGACCGTCTCGGCGCTGTTCTGGCTGGCGAGTTTCCTCCTGTTCCGCGTGCTCTCGCAGTACCGCGAGCACGCCGCCGACCGCGGCGCGGCGGCGATCACCGGCGACCCCGCGGCACTGGCCTCGGCGCTCCGTGTCGTCGACGACGAGATGAGCGACGCGCCGGACCGGGACCTCCGCGAGATCGACGGCGGGCTCGAAGCCCTCTACGTCGCCCCGGTCGACACCTACCAGTTCGGCGACGACCGGGAACTGCTCTCCAGCGACCTCTTCCCCGCCACGCATCCCGCCACCGAGGAGCGGATCGAGCGGCTGGGGGAGATGGTGGAGGAGCGAGCGTGA
- a CDS encoding CbiX/SirB N-terminal domain-containing protein has translation MEALVIVAHGSHLNADSSTPTFDHADTIRATAAFDEVREGFWKEEPSFREVLRTVESDEVYVVPLFVSEGYFTEEVIPRELRLDDWDPEAWDSDGTSATHATLEAADVDKTVHYCGPVGTHEAMSDVIVRRAESVTGDPDVGEGFGLAVVGHGTERNENSAKAIEYHADRIAEMDRFDEVEALFMDEDPEVDDVTDFFDSDDIVVVPLFIADGYHTQEDIPEDMGLTDDYREGWDTPAEVDGHRIWYSGAVGTEPLMADVVLERAADAGADVADAVERVRAETGSAEPADD, from the coding sequence ATGGAAGCGCTCGTCATCGTCGCCCACGGGTCGCACCTGAACGCGGATTCGAGCACCCCGACGTTCGACCACGCCGACACGATCCGCGCGACCGCCGCCTTCGACGAGGTCCGGGAGGGCTTCTGGAAGGAGGAACCGTCCTTCCGCGAGGTCCTGCGGACCGTCGAGAGCGACGAGGTGTACGTCGTCCCCCTGTTCGTCTCGGAGGGCTACTTCACCGAGGAGGTCATCCCCCGCGAACTGCGCCTCGACGACTGGGACCCCGAGGCCTGGGACTCGGACGGCACCAGCGCCACGCACGCGACGCTCGAAGCGGCGGACGTGGACAAGACGGTCCACTACTGCGGCCCGGTCGGCACCCACGAGGCGATGAGCGACGTGATCGTCCGCCGCGCGGAGTCGGTGACCGGCGACCCCGACGTGGGCGAGGGCTTCGGCCTCGCCGTCGTCGGCCACGGCACCGAGCGCAACGAGAACTCCGCGAAGGCCATCGAGTACCACGCCGACCGCATCGCGGAGATGGACCGCTTCGACGAGGTGGAGGCGCTGTTCATGGACGAGGACCCCGAGGTCGACGACGTGACGGACTTCTTCGACAGCGACGACATCGTGGTCGTCCCGCTGTTCATCGCGGACGGCTACCACACTCAGGAGGACATCCCCGAGGACATGGGGCTGACCGACGACTACCGCGAGGGCTGGGACACCCCCGCCGAGGTGGACGGCCACCGGATCTGGTACTCCGGGGCCGTGGGGACCGAGCCGCTGATGGCCGACGTGGTGCTCGAACGGGCCGCCGACGCCGGCGCCGACGTGGCCGACGCCGTCGAGCGCGTGCGGGCCGAGACCGGCAGCGCCGAGCCTGCCGACGACTGA
- a CDS encoding DUF7521 family protein, with amino-acid sequence MTAPLHFATTASGLIPGITTALIAVLGFAVGYVAYRGYRRNESLPMLFVAAGFLVAFWTPGVLFGGFAVLDSAATFAPGLRSTVRTAFALAADLATIVGLCCILYGLWTPRR; translated from the coding sequence ATGACCGCACCGCTGCACTTCGCGACGACGGCGAGCGGTCTGATCCCGGGGATCACGACCGCCCTGATCGCCGTCCTGGGATTCGCCGTCGGCTACGTCGCCTACCGCGGGTACCGCCGCAACGAGAGCCTCCCGATGCTGTTCGTCGCCGCGGGCTTTCTCGTCGCGTTCTGGACGCCCGGCGTCCTGTTCGGCGGGTTCGCCGTCCTCGATTCGGCCGCGACGTTCGCCCCCGGGCTGCGGTCGACGGTCCGCACCGCGTTCGCGCTGGCGGCCGACCTGGCGACCATCGTCGGCCTCTGCTGTATCCTCTACGGGCTGTGGACCCCCCGCCGGTGA